The Aquila chrysaetos chrysaetos chromosome 4, bAquChr1.4, whole genome shotgun sequence genome segment CTTTACTAGCTTCCTGACATTTGTCATGTTGAATTTCTGAGCCCTTTTTGTCCTCAAGGGATATTGACAGATTCAAGAAACTCCAAatgcagaaaaccaaaattagATGCTTGACAAATGGCAGGACTGTTACAGTAGGCAACATGATAGTGAGGATCCCAGAAGTGCTTGAGGAACAATACTGACCACTAGAATCTCCTGATAGAAGTCAGAAGAGAAGGGACTAtagattgactttttttttttaagagaaatacaCAGTTTCATTCACAGCTAGCAGTAGCCAGATGTCTGTTCAGCATCTGGCCACTGGGTATCAGCATTAATAATGGTCATCGTTTATGCACTTTGGCTTAGCTCCTACAACCTTTCAGAAGCCTGGAAGTCCTGAATCCCCTTCTTTCCTGTAGAAATGAGCATGTGTAGGAGCAACCTCAAGGATTTGTACTCCAAAAGTGGGTTTGCCATTACATACCTTCAGCATACTTCTGGATAAGGGTTCCCAAGCCCCAATACTGTAGTGATGTTGTCTGGCAAGGAACAGGTGTGTTTTTCTGGGTGGGAAGGAAAACTGTAAGGTTTAAGTGTGATTGGAGCTAAAGCTGTTCTTGCTGTATTACAGTCAGAATTGTTTGTCAGTACTGCAACACTCCTAGtttttgaatttcagaaaatcagaGATTGAGTACTACGCTATGCTTGCCAAGACTGGCGTCCACCATTATAGTGGCAACAACATCGAATTGGGCACAGCATGTGGAAAATACTACAGAGTGTGTACACTGGCTATCATCGACCCAGGTATGTCTCTCTTACAGTGTAGTGACCAAATGGGTATGTGTCAGTGGTTCCTCTGTTCACCTGTGAGTAGCAGCACTGAGCAAGTAACGTGCAGGGGTGATGACACATTTTGCTGTCCTTCTCTGTCAGGTTTAACTCTTAATTACAGTTTCTTCTGACCAAGATCctgttcttcttttctgagTCCTAGGTTCTCAGAACCTGGAATTACTGCTGCTCATGTTTGCACACAGCTCCTTTTACTGCCTTTGAGTGTGCATTTTGTCTACCTGTCAGTCTGTAATGAGGTTTTGGTGGCTGGGAAGCAACTTTATGGTACATGTTTCTGAGCTCATCAGCTAGAATATGAGCTTGTGCAATATGCTCTTTATGTCAACCTAAATCTAAGACAAAGGATTGTGAGTTGTCCTGCTTCCCAGAAtgatatatacaaaaataaccTATATGCAGGTGGATACTAATCCAGAgttgaaaattatatttaacattttattttaaaagtgtaagtCTGTGTGCAATTACTGTGATTTGGTAGCACTCTTTGTCCCAGAGAGTTGCTCAAGTTCCTTGAACAGGCTGCAAATTAGGTGACTTCTCATCCTCTTTCCAGAATCTTCTAAGAGAAGAATCAATCTTTGTTGACCAAAATGCATACATGTggatttaatatttctgtaataactTTTCACCATATGTTCCCCAAGTGACATTGGTTTGAATTCAGTGctacttcagaaaattttatttagcttGCATGTATACAAATACTAGCtgtaaacttaattttaaaaattttacttttaggTTTGATTTTGGGCAGGGAAGGAACTGCAAGTAAATCTTACGGCTGTGTAACGTAATGCGAATATTCTCGCTGTCCTGATATTTTCGTGATCAGGGGAGGCTAGACATTCGCTATATTAAAGCTATGCATTGTGTCCTCCAGGGCTAGATTATTGCTCTAGTACTGGCTTTGTACATGCTAGTGACATTGTGTATGGATTagcaaaatacagtaacaaGTATTTTTTATCAAGCCATcaaaattacttgctttttttgtagACTGTATTGCTTGTAAGTTGTTTTCTATTTGTAGAATCAGTGTgttcattgttttttattttttggcttaTTCCTGAAATATCTTTCTGTGGGTCCTCTTCtaacaatgtatttttgttttataggtGACTCTGACATCATTAGAAGCATGCCAGAACAAACCAGTGAGAAGTAAATGCTGTAAAGGTGTTATTTCTACAATAAAACTGGTTACGGATctgttttaagaataatttgTATTATACCTTTGCTGGTTTTAGGGAACAAACTATATAAATGAAGATTCATTACCACTGCTGTGTTTCCTGTTTTGTTAGAAATAACCCTCACAGGACAAAActtgcctgtttctttctctaGAAATTGTGGATCTCAAGAGGTAAGCAGAGGAAGACTTGATGATGGCGAGTATGGTGCCAAATCAGGCTAGGGCTTCcttagtttttggttttggagtgCTAATGCAAAAACAAGCTGTAACGTGAGGCACAGTAGCAAATTTGGGATGTTGGTGAGGGATCCCAAAGGGTTTACTTAGACTAAAAAAAGCACACTATTTTTACCAAGTCAATCACAAAGTGTCAAACCACGACACAAAGTACTAATGCAAATTATCccctttgtcttttccttccaaGAGAATATATATGACAGATAGGATAGCTGCTAGGCATGATGTATAATATCATACTTTAAATAAGATAACCAATTAACTTCTCAAAGCTGATTTTAAACTACTccatttttttagtgttttgaaGACATTATGTTAGAGACATGAGTTGGTGTTCTCAAGTCACAGTTGCTGAGGACATTGGTATCTTACAGATTTGTGCTAGTTTTGTGCAAGACCATGACTGCAGGATGTTCCTTATTACTAGCGATAATTACTTGAGGTGCCAGTGCTTTGCTGACATGCAGTAAAAGAAACACCTAATGAATATTGGTATCTACCGGTTTGCTTGCAGAACTTGCATTCTGTTTGCCAAAGTATGCCAAAGCACAagatacattttaaagcttGCTGTTATGTATCCGTGCACGCTCATTAGCTTATCTGAGATCACTTAATGTAGTTTTGCTGCAGCTACTTCATCCATTCTATACCAGAAGGGGAAGTTGTGTATTTCCATTTGGAGATAGAAAAGAGGCAAACCAATGTGTGtcaaagcaaaggaggaagTGCTGGTGTCTCTACTTATTAAACTACAGATTTTGGTGGTTAAAGAGATAGTTTAGATATGGCTGTAGGTGTGAAAGTAAAGCTAGCAGAAGCATGCTGTTGCTGCCAAGGGGAAGGAGTAAAACTATAAGGCACTTCAGTTGGTCAGAATGGCTGGAAGCcgtttgctggttttgtgtctTAGTGTTTGACAAACAGGCGTGCAGCTAGTTGTATTGCCCAAAGAATGTTTTCATGATTAAAATACTAGTTGCATTCAGGGAAGTTAGAGAATCGCTGAATGCTGACCAAGGAACAGTAGGGAGAAGTTAGATGGTCTGGATGTGGTAAGAGAAAAAGTACTTGAAACTTTAGATTGTGATACCCTGATAATGCAGCAGACTTCCCACTTGCGCATTTACTTTCATCAGTTTCAACACAAATgtataaatttgtatttttacttccaACTGATTTCAGTAGTCTACTTTTTGAAGAATACAGGTGAAACCTAATTGCTGTGAATGCTGTCCcacttgttctgtttttatatatgtatgtatatatagaaCTATATCCATGCAGATAGGGTGCTTAAAATGCTAGCAGAGTGAGTGGAGgagggaaatacagaaaagcaagccAAATAAATTCATACTCTAAAAGTACTTCAAAACATGGAGGtttcacttcaaaaaataacagcactttattattttgcatagCTTATTTCAGTTGTTTAGTTCtgcttaattatatttttttgctaGTTACTAAATcgtttatatatataaaattttcaacatttcttaTCTGCAATCAATGCAAGACAGAACACGGTATATAGATGCAGGGATCCAAAACACTCTTTTCAACTTCAGAAACAAGGAtttgttattttactttgaaCCAGTTTAAGAAAATAGCTCTGACAAGtttgtatgtataaatacacaGTGTAGTATATCACTTCAAATTTTGATCAGTATTTTAGCCTGTTTTCCAAGTCTTCCATTCTCTTTGTCATTTCTTCCAGTAGGCAAATGTTAAGGAAAGAGAGCTACTGATAGGATGCATtgacagaaaaaacagtgtCAGCTGCCTGATTGCTGTGGTCTGTAAACTTGCCcttgtttctcctctttgttACCCTCTTTGACTCCTGGTAGTTTCTGATCTAATACTACCctgtattttcttgttctgctttgatAGCTGAATTGAGAAAGCTGTGTGGAGCCCCATTCAGTAACAGGCATACCTTGACATGTAGTTCATGCTGCAGCTTATTAAAAAGACTGGTGGTTCTGAAAACTGgccattttcctgttttaaaggGAAACTAAATATTTATCCTAGttaatgctgtttaaaaaaatgtttcacttaaTCACATGGAAAACTACATGTAAGCTAACAGTAGATTATAAAACTGCATGGAGCTCCGTGACTGCAGTAAGAATGTCTGCTGATGATCTTACATTCCTGCCCTTTGGTGGTGTAGCGTAGTGTACTGTTTTTACAAAGCCAGTGGTTTCCAGACAGATGGGGAGTAGAGCACAACAAGCTCCATGGGATCTAGGGCTGGCTTCACTGAAAGTAAGAAGCTGTAGCAATGCAAAGCAGTGTACAGTATCACTTTCCTGATAAGTGCCTCCAGCTGACAGGAGTGCTATGTCTGCTGCAGAAGGAGGTTGGATTGGTACCGCTTACCTGACCACCTTTCTCCAAGAGCCATGGTAGGGGTGGAGCTAGGGAAGCTGAGAGGAAGAGGGGACCTAGCATCAGGAGAGAACTGAAGGCACTGAGGCCTGCCTTAGAAGGACTAAGTTGGTGTACCCCAGTCTTTGCTTGTCTGTTGTCTTGATTTCAACATTTTAAGGTCTTGCACAAGGAAGAATGGAGAACTGGGCATATAGAAGTAGGATCTTGGACAAGGGGCTGTTAGAAATTGGTTAGGGTAGACAGGCAAATTGAATTCAGCCTCTGAGTTTGGCCAGAACAGTCATGCGTGTTCCCCTCCCAGTTGCATTGACAGCAGGAGAATCTATCCTCTTGCTAGTAAGGAGCAAGAGTGGGAgtcctgcttctgcttctgtggGGACTAGCCTGCCCGTACATCGGGTTTATGTTTGGTAATTCCTCAGCTGTCATGCAGAAGGGATTACTAGATGCATGCTAGCATCATTTGAGCTACTTTCTATGCAACATCAATGTTTCAAGTGTTTACAAGAGGCGAAGTTCAAACAGTAGAAACTGCATTCATCTACTGATAGAAAAAGTTAAATGTAGTTGGATAGAAGTCATTAACAGTTTGGATTGGTTCCTCTAAATTTATATTCTGTAACTGGAGCTAGGTTTGTAGCCAGTTATCTGCACTCCCCCCAGATCACTGGGATGGGGACTGGCCAGCAGTCTTCTGCAGTTATCAAGAATTAGTATATCACTCAGTATCTGTGCTGCTAAGGCAGATAAATGAGGTTTGTAATGGAGAGGAAACTGGGTAGTTCTTACTCTGTTCAAAGCAGTGGTTGCACAGTGCTCTGGGGAAGTGCTTGGCACAGTTCCTATCAAAATGCAAAGGTCTCCAGCTCAGTGTCAGCAGCTTTTCCATCACCTTGAGTCCTTCTCAGATGCCAGGGTTGCTGCTCAAATTGTAAAGCAAAACCATACATGTTGCtaagctctgttttctttgattctGAGTAAGCTCAGAGCTCCTCATAGCCCAGCTGCAGGAGATTACAGTGAAGAGGCTATGGCTTCTGCTGAAGGGGGAAGGAGTGGTCTGCTTTCTTGTTAGCATCGAGGTTGGAACTGCATGTCTGGGTAATGCTCTTAAGGATGTGGGAAATGACCTagagatttttctctgaagtcatTTGGAGACTTTGGAGAAGTCCCTTCAGAGAAGTATGTATGTTGAGCATTTCAAGCACCTAGCAATAACCTTATGCAATGGCTTTCTCCCCCCTTTATGAAGGTATTCTACTTTtcatggaataatttaaaattaatcaagtGATCAGAACATGATTCCTTAAGCTACCTGCTGAAGGATTCTGTTGGGAAGGTGAGAGAGTgaggctggctgctgcagttACAGCTGGAGGTAAGTCTGAACTGGTAGGCAGTATTTTGCATCAGGTTAACAGAGCCCTCTGTGGTCTTGCCTGTTGTCATGACCACTGAGGGCTCTGTTAGCCTGATTCTGGACAGACTTAACTCCACAGGTTCCTCAGTCTGAAGCTGTTCTTGTTGAGGAAGCACACAG includes the following:
- the RPL30 gene encoding 60S ribosomal protein L30 isoform X2; this encodes MKSGKYVLGYKQTLKMIRQGKAKLVILANNCPALRKSEIEYYAMLAKTGVHHYSGNNIELGTACGKYYRVCTLAIIDPGDSDIIRSMPEQTSEK
- the RPL30 gene encoding 60S ribosomal protein L30 isoform X1, encoding MVAAKKTKKSLESINSRLQLVMKSGKYVLGYKQTLKMIRQGKAKLVILANNCPALRKSEIEYYAMLAKTGVHHYSGNNIELGTACGKYYRVCTLAIIDPGDSDIIRSMPEQTSEK